In Blattabacterium cuenoti, the following proteins share a genomic window:
- the rpoB gene encoding DNA-directed RNA polymerase subunit beta, with the protein MVSTEKKRITFASVAKQVGYPDFLDIQIKSFKEFFQLDAKPKDRKNEGLFKAFTENFPISDARNSFVLEFKGYSIDSPRYSIEECIERGLTYSVPLKAKLKLYCTDPEHEDFETVYQDVYLGTCPYMTPSGSFIFNGSERVIVSQLHRSPGVFFGQSHHANGTKLYSARIIPFKGSWIEFATDINNVMYAYIDRKKKLPMTTLLRAIGYERDKDILEIFDLSEEIKIKGNEKNILNRTLSARVLKIWHEDFVDEDTGEVLSVEKNEILIERNVFLKEEHIDLMIHHEIKTILLHKEGERKKDYSIIYNTLQKDPTNSEKEAVEYIYRQLRNTEPPDEETARGVIDKLFFSDTRYSLGPVGRYRLNKRLGLNIDPDYLVLTREDIIAIVEHLNALFNSKREVDDIDHLSNRRVRTVGEQLYAQFSIGLSRMSRTIRERMNVRDNEVFMPVDLINAKTLSSVINTFFGTNQLSQFMDQTNPLSEITHKRRLSALGPGGLSRERAGFEVRDVNYSHYGRLCPIETPEGPNIGLISSLSVFAKINNMGFVETPYRIVYDQKVDLKSGVKYLSAEEEEGKIIAQANAIDQHGNFLSDRIIVREDGDFPIVKPNQVDYIDVAPNQIASISASLIPFLEHDDANRALMGSNMMRQAVPLLKPESPIVGTGLEEQVARDSRILINAEKNGFVEYVDAKKIIIRYDRTNREDLVSFDSVTKVYDLIKFRKTNQNTCINLKPIVRKKMRVIQGQILCEGYATENGELALGRNLKAAFIPCNGYNFEDAVLISEKVVSEDWFTSIHIDEYSLDVRDTKLGMEELTNDIPNVSEEATKDLDENGIIRVGAEVKPGDILIGKITPKGESDPTPEEKLLRAIFGDKAGNVKDASLRAEPSLFGVVIDTKLFTRSIKDKASRVQDKIKIARLEKEYEKKFLDIKNLLIKKLQSILDGKLCHNSIFNEKKQEIIKKGIKFTTKILNNIQNYIEINFSNWTDNIEINNLVSEILHNYKITVNDLNSIFKHKKFSITVGDELPSGIIKMAKVYIAKKRKLKVGDKMAGRHGNKGVVARILREEDMPFLEDGSPVDIVLNPLGVPSRMNIGQIYETVLGWSGQKLDMKFSTPIFDGATIEEICKYTDKAKIPRFGTSYLFDGGTGERFDQPATVGVIYMLKLGHMVDDKMHARSIGPYSLITQQPLGGKAQFGGQRFGEMEVWALEAFGASNILREILTVKSDDVAGRAKTYESIVKGEPMPEPNNPESFNVLCYELKGLGLDIRLEE; encoded by the coding sequence TTGGTGAGTACAGAAAAAAAAAGAATCACTTTTGCCTCAGTAGCAAAACAAGTGGGATATCCGGATTTTTTAGATATCCAAATCAAATCATTTAAAGAATTTTTTCAATTGGATGCAAAACCGAAAGATAGAAAAAACGAAGGATTATTCAAAGCTTTTACAGAAAATTTTCCTATTTCTGATGCTAGAAATTCTTTTGTTTTAGAATTTAAAGGTTATTCTATAGATTCTCCTAGATATTCAATAGAAGAATGTATAGAAAGAGGTTTAACTTATAGTGTTCCTTTAAAAGCGAAATTAAAATTGTATTGTACTGATCCTGAACATGAAGATTTTGAAACTGTGTATCAAGATGTTTATTTAGGAACATGTCCTTATATGACTCCATCCGGTTCTTTTATTTTTAATGGATCGGAAAGAGTAATTGTATCTCAATTACATCGTTCTCCCGGTGTTTTTTTCGGGCAATCCCATCATGCTAATGGGACCAAACTTTATTCCGCTAGAATTATTCCATTTAAAGGGTCATGGATAGAATTTGCCACAGACATTAATAATGTCATGTATGCCTATATTGATAGGAAAAAAAAATTACCCATGACAACTTTATTACGTGCAATTGGATATGAAAGAGACAAAGATATATTGGAAATATTTGATTTATCTGAGGAAATCAAAATAAAAGGAAACGAAAAAAATATTTTAAATAGAACTTTATCAGCTAGAGTATTAAAAATTTGGCATGAGGATTTTGTTGACGAAGATACAGGAGAGGTTTTATCTGTAGAAAAAAATGAGATTCTCATAGAGAGAAATGTTTTTTTGAAAGAGGAACATATTGATCTTATGATTCATCATGAAATTAAAACTATTTTATTGCATAAAGAAGGAGAAAGAAAAAAAGATTATTCCATTATTTATAATACTTTACAGAAGGATCCAACTAATTCTGAAAAAGAAGCAGTAGAATATATTTATAGACAACTCAGAAATACTGAACCTCCAGATGAGGAGACGGCAAGAGGGGTTATAGATAAACTTTTTTTTTCTGATACTAGATATAGTTTAGGTCCTGTAGGAAGATACCGTTTGAATAAACGTCTTGGCTTAAACATAGATCCTGATTATTTAGTTTTAACCAGAGAAGATATTATTGCAATAGTAGAACATTTAAATGCTCTCTTTAATTCCAAAAGAGAAGTAGATGATATTGATCATTTATCGAATAGACGAGTAAGAACAGTAGGAGAACAACTTTATGCTCAATTCAGTATTGGTTTGTCTAGAATGTCTAGAACTATAAGAGAAAGAATGAATGTTCGTGATAATGAGGTTTTTATGCCAGTGGATCTTATTAATGCTAAAACTTTATCATCTGTAATCAACACTTTTTTTGGAACAAATCAATTATCTCAATTTATGGATCAAACAAACCCTTTATCAGAGATCACTCATAAAAGAAGACTTTCTGCATTGGGGCCTGGCGGATTATCTAGAGAAAGAGCAGGATTTGAGGTAAGAGATGTTAATTATTCTCATTATGGGAGATTGTGTCCAATAGAAACTCCAGAAGGACCTAATATAGGATTAATATCTTCTCTTTCTGTATTTGCAAAGATAAATAATATGGGGTTCGTTGAGACTCCATATCGTATTGTTTACGATCAAAAGGTAGATTTAAAATCTGGAGTAAAATATTTAAGTGCGGAAGAAGAAGAAGGAAAAATTATAGCACAAGCTAATGCTATTGATCAACATGGAAATTTTTTATCTGATAGAATTATAGTTCGTGAAGATGGAGATTTTCCTATAGTAAAACCTAATCAAGTAGATTATATAGATGTAGCGCCGAACCAAATCGCTTCTATATCTGCTTCTTTAATTCCTTTTTTAGAACATGACGATGCAAATAGAGCTTTGATGGGATCTAATATGATGCGTCAAGCTGTCCCATTATTAAAACCTGAATCCCCCATTGTAGGAACTGGATTAGAAGAACAAGTCGCAAGGGATTCTCGTATATTGATTAATGCAGAAAAAAATGGATTTGTCGAATATGTTGATGCAAAAAAAATAATTATCCGTTATGATAGAACAAATAGAGAAGATTTAGTCAGTTTTGATTCTGTAACTAAGGTTTATGATTTGATCAAGTTTAGAAAAACAAATCAAAATACATGCATAAATTTAAAACCTATTGTAAGAAAAAAAATGAGAGTGATTCAGGGTCAAATATTATGTGAGGGCTATGCTACAGAAAATGGAGAATTAGCTTTAGGAAGAAACTTAAAAGCAGCTTTTATTCCGTGTAACGGATATAATTTTGAAGATGCTGTTTTAATTTCCGAAAAAGTGGTAAGTGAAGATTGGTTCACTTCCATACATATAGATGAATATTCTTTAGATGTTCGTGATACAAAATTAGGTATGGAAGAATTAACTAATGATATTCCTAATGTTAGTGAAGAAGCCACTAAAGATCTAGATGAAAATGGAATCATAAGAGTTGGAGCGGAAGTGAAACCTGGTGATATTCTAATTGGAAAAATCACTCCTAAAGGAGAATCTGATCCTACACCAGAAGAAAAATTATTAAGAGCTATTTTTGGAGATAAGGCAGGAAATGTAAAAGATGCTTCTTTAAGAGCTGAACCATCTTTATTTGGAGTTGTTATAGATACAAAACTTTTTACTAGAAGTATAAAAGATAAAGCATCTAGAGTTCAAGATAAAATTAAAATAGCACGTTTAGAAAAGGAATATGAAAAAAAATTTTTAGATATTAAAAATTTATTAATTAAAAAATTACAATCTATTTTAGATGGGAAGTTATGCCATAATTCTATTTTTAATGAAAAAAAACAGGAAATTATAAAAAAAGGAATAAAATTCACCACAAAAATACTTAATAATATACAGAATTATATAGAAATCAACTTTAGCAATTGGACTGATAATATTGAAATTAATAATCTGGTATCAGAAATTTTGCATAATTACAAAATAACGGTAAATGATTTAAATAGTATCTTTAAACATAAAAAATTTTCTATTACTGTTGGAGATGAATTGCCTTCAGGAATTATTAAAATGGCAAAAGTATATATTGCTAAAAAAAGAAAATTAAAGGTAGGTGATAAAATGGCAGGAAGACATGGAAATAAAGGAGTAGTCGCTAGAATATTAAGAGAAGAAGATATGCCTTTTTTAGAAGATGGAAGCCCTGTGGATATTGTTTTGAATCCTTTAGGAGTTCCTTCTAGAATGAATATAGGCCAAATATATGAAACTGTATTGGGGTGGTCTGGACAGAAATTAGATATGAAATTTTCAACACCTATATTTGATGGAGCTACCATAGAAGAAATTTGTAAATATACAGATAAAGCTAAAATTCCGCGTTTTGGTACCAGTTATTTATTCGATGGAGGAACAGGAGAAAGATTCGATCAACCTGCTACTGTAGGAGTAATATATATGTTAAAATTAGGTCATATGGTAGATGATAAAATGCATGCACGTTCAATAGGGCCTTATTCTTTAATTACTCAACAACCTTTAGGGGGGAAAGCTCAATTTGGGGGTCAACGTTTCGGAGAAATGGAAGTTTGGGCTTTGGAAGCTTTTGGAGCTTCTAACATTTTACGTGAAATTTTAACAGTTAAATCAGATGATGTTGCTGGAAGAGCTAAAACTTATGAATCTATAGTAAAAGGGGAACCTATGCCTGAACCTAACAATCCAGAATCTTTTAATGTTCTTTGTTATGAATTAAAAGGATTAGGATTAGATATCCGTTTAGAAGAGTGA
- the rplL gene encoding 50S ribosomal protein L7/L12 produces the protein MIEKLAEQLVNLTVKQVNELATLLKKKYGIEPSTSIKVDPPLSQKEETQTHEKEEKSIFNIILKSSGNSKLSVVKLVKEITGKGLKESKDLVDNAPSVLKESVNKKEAEDFKNKFEEIGAEVELK, from the coding sequence ATGATAGAAAAGCTAGCAGAACAATTAGTTAATTTAACCGTAAAACAAGTTAATGAATTAGCTACTCTTTTAAAAAAAAAATATGGAATAGAACCGTCTACTTCAATAAAAGTGGACCCCCCTTTATCTCAAAAAGAAGAAACTCAAACTCATGAAAAAGAAGAAAAAAGTATTTTTAATATAATTTTAAAATCATCTGGAAATTCTAAATTATCTGTAGTAAAATTAGTGAAAGAAATCACTGGAAAAGGCCTTAAGGAATCTAAAGATTTAGTAGATAATGCCCCCAGTGTTCTTAAAGAATCTGTCAATAAAAAAGAAGCGGAAGATTTTAAAAATAAATTTGAAGAAATAGGTGCTGAAGTGGAATTGAAGTAG
- the rplJ gene encoding 50S ribosomal protein L10: protein MNKENKKKELLKLVYILSNNETIYLIDISNLNSNQVSILRKNFHKHSIKMRIVKNTLLKKAINKTKNQKFDSFFSILNGNTTLLFSNFNVANIASKIIKDFHIQEQTDKPYLKVAYAQESFYFGGNKDLNVLIHLKSKEDIIIEIFNTLQFSIKDVISSFMDSTKYKICGLLEALSSKK from the coding sequence ATGAATAAAGAAAATAAAAAAAAAGAACTATTGAAATTAGTTTATATATTATCTAATAATGAAACAATATATTTGATTGATATATCCAATTTAAATTCTAACCAAGTATCTATTCTTAGAAAAAATTTTCATAAACATAGTATTAAAATGAGAATAGTAAAAAATACTTTGTTGAAAAAAGCTATAAATAAAACAAAAAATCAGAAATTTGATTCTTTTTTTTCTATTTTAAATGGAAATACAACTTTATTATTTTCAAATTTTAATGTTGCAAATATAGCTTCAAAAATTATAAAAGATTTTCATATTCAAGAGCAAACTGATAAACCTTATTTAAAAGTTGCTTATGCTCAAGAATCTTTTTATTTTGGTGGAAATAAAGATTTAAATGTATTGATACATTTGAAATCTAAGGAAGATATTATTATTGAAATTTTCAATACACTTCAATTCTCAATAAAGGATGTTATTTCATCTTTTATGGATTCAACAAAATATAAAATATGCGGTCTTTTAGAAGCCTTATCTTCTAAAAAGTGA
- the rplA gene encoding 50S ribosomal protein L1 encodes MSKKLTKNKKKILEKISNKKYSLEDAILLLKEINFVKFDASIDISIHLRIDVRLPNQMVRGTVSLPHGTGKNICVLALVPKDKELEVKKVGADYVGLNYIEKIKSGWTDIDVIVATPSVMTQLSTIGKILGPKGLMPNPKMETVSVNPEKSIKEIKSGKITFKADRYGIVHSSVGRVSFSHQYLLENIGEFIKTIVRNKPSTSKGSYIKSIYLSSTMSYGIPLDLKSFVNT; translated from the coding sequence ATGTCAAAAAAATTAACTAAAAATAAAAAGAAAATTCTGGAGAAAATTTCTAATAAGAAATATTCTTTGGAAGATGCAATACTTCTCCTGAAAGAAATTAATTTTGTAAAATTTGATGCATCTATTGATATTTCTATCCATCTTAGAATAGATGTTCGATTACCTAATCAAATGGTAAGAGGGACAGTATCGTTACCTCATGGTACAGGTAAAAATATTTGTGTTTTAGCTTTAGTTCCTAAGGATAAAGAATTAGAAGTTAAAAAAGTGGGAGCTGATTATGTTGGGTTAAATTATATTGAAAAAATTAAGTCTGGATGGACAGATATTGATGTTATTGTAGCCACTCCCTCTGTTATGACTCAATTGAGTACTATAGGAAAAATATTGGGTCCTAAAGGATTAATGCCCAATCCTAAAATGGAAACTGTTTCTGTGAACCCAGAAAAATCTATAAAAGAAATTAAATCTGGAAAAATCACTTTTAAAGCAGATCGTTATGGGATTGTTCATTCTTCTGTAGGAAGAGTTTCATTTTCACATCAATATTTATTAGAAAATATTGGAGAATTTATAAAAACAATTGTTCGAAATAAACCTTCTACATCTAAGGGCTCTTATATAAAAAGTATTTACTTATCTAGCACTATGAGTTATGGTATTCCATTAGATTTAAAAAGTTTCGTGAATACGTGA
- the rplK gene encoding 50S ribosomal protein L11, with product MVIIRKKTVKKIKIQKINGGKASPAPPIGPILGSAGVNIMEFCKQYNSLTQNKIDKICPVVITVYEDKSFSFFIKKPPVSIQLLNVVKKEKGSKESNRYKIGKISLNEIKIIAKNKMEDLNCFSIESAISMVSGTARSMGIEIEIDC from the coding sequence ATGGTTATAATAAGAAAAAAAACGGTAAAAAAAATTAAAATACAGAAAATTAATGGAGGAAAAGCAAGCCCTGCACCCCCTATTGGCCCTATTTTGGGTAGTGCTGGAGTAAATATTATGGAATTTTGTAAACAATATAATTCTTTGACTCAAAATAAAATAGACAAAATATGTCCTGTTGTAATAACCGTGTATGAAGATAAATCATTTTCTTTTTTTATCAAAAAACCTCCAGTTTCTATTCAATTGTTGAATGTTGTAAAAAAAGAAAAAGGATCTAAAGAATCTAATCGTTATAAAATAGGAAAAATAAGTTTAAATGAAATTAAAATAATAGCGAAAAATAAAATGGAAGATTTGAATTGTTTTTCAATTGAGTCTGCTATATCTATGGTTTCCGGAACTGCTAGATCTATGGGGATAGAAATAGAAATTGATTGTTAA
- the nusG gene encoding transcription termination/antitermination protein NusG encodes MSDLERKWYVIKTMSGQENKVKLYIENEVRNNGFQEHIGKVLVPIEKVIQMRKGKKIHREKVHYPGYVMIEANLEGEAAHAIKNVPGVINFLSEGKGASAVPIPMRKEEVNKMLGKIDQLSESYENISVPFIVGETIKVTDGPFTGFNGTIEKINEEKRKLELAVLIFGRKTPLELNFTQIEKI; translated from the coding sequence ATGAGTGATTTGGAAAGAAAATGGTATGTAATAAAAACCATGAGTGGACAAGAAAACAAGGTAAAATTATATATTGAGAATGAAGTTAGAAATAACGGATTTCAAGAACATATAGGAAAGGTATTAGTTCCTATTGAAAAAGTGATACAAATGAGAAAAGGGAAAAAAATTCATAGAGAAAAGGTTCACTATCCTGGATATGTCATGATAGAAGCGAATTTAGAAGGAGAAGCTGCACATGCAATAAAAAATGTTCCGGGAGTTATAAATTTTTTAAGTGAAGGGAAAGGAGCATCCGCAGTACCTATTCCTATGAGGAAAGAAGAAGTAAATAAAATGTTAGGAAAAATAGATCAACTTTCTGAAAGTTATGAAAATATCAGTGTTCCTTTTATAGTAGGAGAAACAATAAAAGTTACAGATGGACCTTTTACTGGATTTAATGGAACAATTGAAAAAATAAATGAAGAAAAAAGAAAATTAGAATTAGCCGTTTTAATTTTTGGAAGAAAAACTCCATTAGAATTGAACTTTACACAGATAGAAAAAATTTAA
- the secE gene encoding preprotein translocase subunit SecE produces the protein MKKNNFFLEIYDEFFHCITWPKWIDLQAKTMIVSFFSIFLSIFLYGVDGFFILLIKKLFSL, from the coding sequence ATGAAGAAAAATAATTTTTTTTTAGAGATTTATGACGAATTTTTTCATTGTATTACATGGCCTAAATGGATAGATTTACAAGCAAAAACAATGATTGTTTCTTTTTTTTCCATATTTCTATCCATATTTTTATATGGGGTAGATGGTTTTTTTATTTTGTTAATTAAGAAATTATTTTCTTTATAA
- the tuf gene encoding elongation factor Tu, which yields MAKEKFKRNKPHVNIGTTGHVDHGKTTLTASITKVLSEIGLAEEKSFDAIDNAPEEKARGITINTSHVEYETEKRHYAHVDCPGHADYVKNMITGAAQMDGAILVVAATDGPMPQTREHILLSRQVGVPKIVVFMNKVDQVDDPELLELVEMEIRELLSKYEYDGENIPIIQGSALGALNGEKKWIEKIKDLMKVLDDYIPEPVREMDKPFLMPVEDVFTITGRGTVATGRIESGIINTGDLVDIIGMGENKLSSTVTGVEMFRKILDKGQAGDNVGLLLRGIEKKDIKRGMVVGKPGSVKPHKKFKAEVYILTKEEGGRHTPFHNKYRPQFYLRTTDVTGEIHLPDGIEMVMPGDNVAMEVELHQPIALSDNLRFAIREGGKTVGAGQVIHIMD from the coding sequence ATGGCAAAAGAAAAATTTAAACGAAACAAACCGCATGTAAATATAGGAACTACAGGTCATGTAGATCATGGTAAAACCACTCTAACTGCTTCGATTACAAAAGTTTTATCAGAAATTGGATTAGCAGAAGAAAAAAGTTTTGACGCAATAGACAATGCTCCGGAAGAAAAAGCAAGAGGAATTACTATTAATACATCTCATGTAGAATATGAAACGGAAAAAAGACATTATGCACATGTTGATTGTCCTGGTCATGCTGATTATGTCAAAAACATGATTACAGGAGCGGCTCAAATGGATGGAGCTATTTTGGTTGTAGCGGCTACAGATGGGCCAATGCCTCAAACTAGAGAACATATATTATTATCTCGTCAAGTAGGAGTTCCAAAAATTGTGGTATTTATGAATAAAGTAGATCAAGTAGATGATCCAGAATTATTAGAATTAGTAGAAATGGAAATTAGAGAATTACTTTCTAAATATGAATATGATGGAGAAAATATCCCTATTATACAAGGATCTGCTTTAGGAGCTTTAAATGGAGAAAAAAAATGGATAGAAAAAATAAAAGATTTAATGAAAGTATTAGATGATTATATTCCTGAACCAGTTCGTGAAATGGATAAACCCTTTTTAATGCCTGTAGAGGATGTTTTTACTATAACAGGAAGAGGAACAGTAGCAACTGGTCGTATTGAAAGTGGAATTATTAATACAGGAGATTTAGTTGATATAATTGGAATGGGAGAAAATAAATTATCATCTACAGTAACAGGAGTTGAAATGTTTAGAAAAATATTAGATAAAGGTCAAGCAGGAGATAATGTAGGTTTATTATTACGCGGAATAGAAAAAAAAGATATAAAAAGAGGAATGGTGGTTGGAAAACCAGGATCTGTAAAACCTCATAAAAAATTTAAAGCAGAAGTGTATATTCTTACAAAAGAAGAGGGCGGAAGACATACTCCTTTTCATAATAAATATCGCCCTCAGTTTTATTTAAGAACAACAGACGTAACAGGAGAAATTCATCTTCCAGATGGAATAGAAATGGTTATGCCTGGGGACAATGTCGCTATGGAAGTAGAATTACATCAACCTATAGCATTAAGTGATAATTTACGTTTTGCTATTCGTGAAGGAGGAAAAACAGTAGGAGCGGGGCAAGTTATTCATATAATGGATTAA
- a CDS encoding lipoprotein signal peptidase: protein MKKFILIIFSIVLIDQILKIYIKTHFELGGGISIFPFFRILFVENPGMAYGINFWIGYHGKILLSIFRFFLVFLISTFLYINIKRGTSKYLTVSISLILSGAMGNFLDSALYGLLFDTGTIYHQKSEKWIPYFGISKISYDPFDKKRGEGYAAFMEGCVVDMFYFPIIDTYLPPWIPFFGGYNLKFFQPIFNLSDVMISIGVFSLLIFKRKIKNAKLL, encoded by the coding sequence TTGAAAAAATTTATTTTAATTATTTTTTCTATTGTATTAATAGATCAAATTTTAAAAATTTATATTAAAACTCATTTTGAATTAGGAGGTGGAATTTCTATCTTTCCTTTTTTCCGAATTCTTTTTGTAGAAAATCCAGGAATGGCTTATGGTATTAATTTTTGGATAGGATATCATGGAAAAATACTATTAAGTATATTCCGATTTTTTTTGGTTTTTCTTATTTCTACTTTTCTTTACATAAATATAAAGAGAGGCACTTCAAAATATTTAACTGTTTCTATCAGTTTAATTTTATCGGGCGCTATGGGGAATTTTTTGGATAGTGCTTTATATGGATTGTTGTTTGATACAGGAACAATTTATCATCAAAAATCTGAAAAATGGATTCCTTATTTTGGAATATCTAAAATAAGTTATGATCCTTTTGATAAAAAAAGGGGAGAAGGATATGCTGCTTTTATGGAAGGATGTGTTGTAGATATGTTTTATTTCCCTATAATAGATACTTATTTACCTCCCTGGATTCCATTTTTTGGAGGTTATAATTTAAAATTTTTTCAACCTATTTTTAATTTATCTGATGTAATGATATCTATTGGAGTCTTTTCATTACTTATATTTAAACGTAAAATTAAAAATGCAAAACTTTTATAA
- a CDS encoding TraR/DksA family transcriptional regulator: MKGKVKQRYSMEERKEFRKLILEKLKKAKKDLSIFKESFSNDQNNGTDDTYPTFKAFDEGSETLSKEQNAQIVEHLQKFIKSLNLALIRVENEDYGICRITKKLIPKERLMAVPHTTLSIEGKRLVEKINK; the protein is encoded by the coding sequence ATGAAAGGAAAAGTAAAACAAAGATATTCTATGGAAGAAAGAAAAGAGTTTCGTAAACTTATACTTGAAAAATTGAAAAAAGCAAAAAAAGATTTATCAATTTTTAAGGAGTCTTTTTCTAATGATCAAAATAATGGAACAGATGATACTTATCCGACTTTTAAAGCTTTTGATGAAGGATCAGAAACCTTAAGTAAGGAACAGAATGCTCAAATTGTGGAACATTTACAGAAATTTATAAAAAGTTTAAATTTAGCCTTAATTAGAGTAGAGAATGAAGATTATGGAATTTGTCGTATAACCAAAAAATTAATTCCTAAAGAACGTTTGATGGCAGTTCCTCATACTACTTTAAGTATTGAAGGTAAAAGATTAGTAGAAAAAATAAATAAATAA